ATTGCAAAGAaaagggccactgggtgaaaagctgccctaacaaaagatctaaggcccctgccaagatcttggagatGGAGGACCTGGACGATTAGGGAAGTTGGGGTTCggcacccctccccgagcccagggtaactcttacagtggaggggcaacctgttgaattcctagtggacactgggtgGGGCACAACATTTGGTTTTAAAACAACCCCAAGGGAAACTGGCAAACCGaagacttcatgggtgcaaggggccacgggcaccgaacagtactcatggactacccgaagaactgaGGATCTTGGCACGGGCCGGGTGTCtcactccttcatggtcatccctgagtgtccctactcgttgttaggtcgggatttgctcaccaagatgggggtaCAAATTCGCTTCCACCCTGAAGGGACAAAAGTCCTATACAAGGAGGGACACCTGATTCAGGTGcctgtcctgagtttagaagatgGATATTGTCTCCACCAAACGCCCTCAGTCCCAGTGACTGACATTGACCGTTGGCTGTGGGAATTCCCCCAAGCGtgggcagaaactgggggaatTGGGCAGGCCCGGCACCGACCAGCCATATACATAGCACTAAAGCcgggggcagaccctgtcagggtccgccaataccTCATGCCCCTCgtctccctaacccagactgggaccccccacTCTGTCACGAAGTTTTGGCACAGGTGCACAGAAGCAgagatctccaggaccagccactgcggAATGCAGacgccacctggtacacggaggGCAGCGGTTTCCTCCGAGAAGGAATCGGATACGCGGGGGCAGCTGTCACCATGGAAACGCAGACCTGATCCGGGGGCACAGACCCTGCccgacacccccaactatactgatgctgatttacactggatcaaacacttgcctatgacccagtgcttgcgtggctgggggagggccgcagactccagcatcatcctgccagaggaactaggacggcGAGGCCTATCCAGAACGCATCGGAGCACTCACATGGGAACGAGGaggatggaagacctcatacgacatgcaaagatcactattaaagactctggAACAAAGATCGAGCAGATTGTGGCGAGCTGCCAtgcatgccagttaactaatgcctccgcccatggatctaacctgGGCACCCGGCTCCAGgaggaccgcccaggagcctactgggaagtggacttcactgaggtaaaacctggaaaatacggatacaggtatttactaaataaataaaggtaaaaagtatttgtagatactttttcaagatggacagaggcatttcccaccaaacatgaaacagcacagactgtgaccaagaaactgctggaaacCATCTCaccaaggtatggttttcctgttaagactggatcagacaacggcccaggattcgtctctaaggtaacaTGGGGAGTGgccctagtacttggggcagattggaaattacattgtgcacataggccccagagctcaggacaggtagaggggatgaacagaacattaaaggagaccttaactaaattagccctggacactggcagggactgggtgactctcctcccctttgccctatatagggtgaggaactccccatataagatgggactgactccctacgagatcgtGTTCAGTCttcctccacctattatccccaatttaaaacctgaggtgcttgctgaatttgatgatcaccaacttcttttctccctccaaatgttacaacgaacccatgagcaggtgtggcctaagctgagggccctctatgagactgggcccatcgatatcggccaggtgactgggtgtacgtgcgaagataccaacaccagacacttcaacctcgctagAAGGGACCCTAcatcgtgatcctgaccactcccaccgctctcaaggtcgtcgggattactccctgggtccactcaaggactttgttccagaatggaaaagccaaccggacaaggacaatcccctaaagctaagactgtgcCGTTCTCACTTaattcccacctccaagactccctagtctgaggttgtccttcaaaatagaagaggattagacttagtcttcttacaacaaagggggCGGAGgattatgtgctgccttaaacctAGGATGTTGCTTCTTCGCTGGAATGTAAATGGGAgtgagaacagcaacaaggttggttcgaatcctggtttaatcattcccctggctcactctgagagcaacctggacccatgattgggtccttccttaggttcctctgagagggggaaatgtggaggccgagaaaattaaggccattccactttaagttcagccttagcacaagtacagccatcccaggcccctgtgaataagagctgaactttaccttacttcagttacaggaagaaaacagcttacagcttaacatATTAGATAGCctcatattagaataaaaacagcccaagccaagggcaggaagcccctattagaataagaacagagctcaatgcccttgaaagccccatatcagaatgtaaacagaacttgagaaattcctctaccccttctggaggtcccctagaccagcccataaaactaagctgaaacccacctcagggtccaagtccttgctctgCTGTGTCCGGTATACTTGGatccaagctcaagcttgtaaataaaccctcgtgtgtttgcatcggtgtcggctccttggtggtttcttggattcacgatcttgggcacaacaatgtAAGATGCCAATGttaggggaagctgggtgaagggtgTATAGCAACTCTATTATTTTTGCAAATCtgtcaatataaaattatttctgaatgaaaagcttaaaaacaaacaaataaaatatccatatacAGAGAATTGCCAatcctttgtttctttggagggatttttctttttttagaatcttTACACTTTTCCTATCCACGTTTAAAATCTTCATCctcttagggatgcctgagtggctcagtcagttaagcatccaactcttggttttggctcaggtgatgatctcagggttgtgagattgagccctgcactgggctctgatTCAGCATGGAAtatgcctgggattctctctccctgttcctcccattcatgctctctctctctctctctttttctaaaataagtaagtctttaaaaaaaaaatttcattctctTAGTCCTCTAGTGTTTTgatttcctcttcttaaaaataaaacccactaGGTCTTAGGAATTTGTCAGATGGAAGTGCATGGTAAGGCTCCCTTGGTCCTCCAAGTATAGAAGTGCtggattaaaaatagaatttttaaaaatgaaataagtaagtaaatgcaAATGGAAGGGAAACCCCAAGTGACAAAGCAGAGAGCAATGATCCATAGAGATGAGACCCATGAACCTAAGGCTGGGGGCTGATGTCGTAATGCCATTGCTGGGACACGAAGTGAAAGATCAGTCCTGTGTCAGCTAAGAAGCTGGAGGGACTGGAAAACTTTAACCACTAGCCTGGAGAGGTGTTAGGGAAGTGTGCCTTATGCCAGGGGCCATAAATAGGAAAAGAATCACtcataagaaaagaaatcaagccTACACTCTCTATGGTTGTGGGATTCAAATTTATACTACCTACACGGTAAAGAAGTCAAGAAATTAATGTAGAAACTTATGGAATGGGTAAAACCCCTGTGGGCTTGGCAGGGGAAAATACAAAGCCACTTTACCGGGACACTTTCATTATCTTGAGCACAGGAGGTTCTCAGGTAAAACACCCCATCGGATATTAGTTTCCTACCAAAATTGTAACCTGCCTACGGAAACGAATAATCATGAGAAAAGAATCAACACCCTAAAAcctagagaaaaaggaaacaatctaACTCTACTATTAAGTAAgtatttttaatctgtttaaagagaaaaatgaagacataatACTGTAACCCAAGAAGAAGTCAATAtgaaactaggaaaagaagatttaaaaagtgaaattctaGAAATAACATATCATCACACCTTGATATTACACCTCAATGGAAGCGTTACACAGTAGCTCAGACACAACTGAGAACAAGAATTACATACCAGAAAAGAGATCTGGGAAATTTCAGAATAAAGATCAAAGaagtacagagaagaaaaatttggaaGCGAGTTTGAGTTGTGGAGGCTGGAAGAAGACGGTTCTATATTTTTCTAAGAGCTAATCTACAAGGATAGAATAGGGGGAAGAAgtaatgtttacattttgtttattcacctTTTGGCCAAGTGCAAATATCCAACAGATACGCAACAGTTGGTCGATAATAAGGACCTTCTGTTTTATTCAGTGTAGCCCCATCACTCATTAGTGTACCACATTCAACTCCTCTCTTGGATTATGCTATTGCTGACTTGATAGAGCCTCTTTCTTTCCATCATCATCCAAATTATTGTACAAGCTTCCAGAGCCAGTTTTGACTTTCCTATAAAGGTATCTCAATGACTGTCTTCCTTAAACTTCTATATCATTGGATCTGAACCACCCAACCAACTTCTTAATTATGTTCCACACCACTGTTTGAGGAACAACGACAGCTAAATACATCCTGCCCACTGCCTATTTTTGTGTGGTCTGCAAGCTAAGAGTGGTGTTAATAAACGGTTGGGGAAAATCAAAAGATGAATATTTCATGGCATGtagaaataatatgaaatgtaaattttagtgTCCCTCTCAGTATCCAGTGAAGTTGCATGGGAGCACAACCATGTCCCTTCATTCATGTATTGTCTGCcactgctttcatgctacaaagACAGAGTTGGTAGTTTCAGCAACGAAAATATGGCCCACAATGACTGAAATATGAACTTTCTGGCCCTTTAAAACAGATGaagtttgccaatccctgttCTACACTATTTGCTAATTCTGTCATACATCCGAGTCTTGCCTCTCAAATTTGCTTGAAAACTACTTGAAGTCAGGAACATTGTCATATGTTTCTTTTGTCTCCCCAACACCTGACTCCATCTAGGACAGTTATGGATTTTCTTCAGCAAATGTTGGCATgtcaaatacagaattttaagaaatgaatctGACTTCATAATGCAGAAtagactagaaaaagaaaagaaatgataatagcTTATATGCATTAATTTAGGCTTGAAAGCAAATGTTATCCTATTTTGGGGCTGCGATATTACATGACCTGGTTAAGTGCAATGTTACAGGATAGAGTGATAGAGGAAGAGACCCCGAATGAGATCCTGACAGGTGGCATAGGCCAGGAGGGAGAAGATGGGAGGAGTTCCAGTCTGGCAGACAGAACATGGTTTGCAGAGGGTTTAACCTCACACAACCCAGAAAGCATCAGGCAATACAGACCAAGGAGCCCTGGAGAATAAAGTTGGGAGTGTGGGCAGAGCTACAAGATATCTAGAGGCTTATGGGGCAAGTGGGTAGGGCATAGTTACCAGGGAAATTGGCTGTCTGGACTGCATTCTGCCTAAGATTAGAAAATAGAGGCATTAGCCAAGCTGGGGCTCAAGGGAAGAGACCAGAGAATCAGATATTCAAACGATGGTACAAATTTGAATGGGTCTCGTGAGTACAGCAGTCTCAAGACCAAGCTTTTAGCTGAACCAAGGGTAGAGGTACTTAAATGCCAAGTACTGGAGTATTAAGTTAGATCTGAAATGCTTCCTACCTAAAATCAGACTTGGTTCTGGAGACTTGAATGGGGAATGCCACATAATAAATACCATAGCTCTCTGCATCCACCTCATGCCTGAATTATGGCACATAAGCCATTATAGAATTGTGGCAAACGTGGCAAACCATGCTAGGCGAGGCAGGGCCTCTGACATACAGTACACCATCCGTGGCAGTGGAAGGAAAGATTGGACTGTGAGagatatttgaaacaaaaaaaaattcatctgccATGTTCTTCTAAGAGATCAAGAAGGGGTTTGATAAAAATGACAATAGCTGACAAAATGGAGGTCATGTAGTACAGCAGACACCATCAGGGCTCTGCCCACATCCCCTTGGCATTCACCTCCACGTGCAGAAGGTTTCTTACTGTGAACACCTGCACCTCTCTGCGAGAAGCTTTGTTCTGGTGGTAAGCAAACTCGGTCATGAGCACAGCTGTCAACGGCCCCCCAGAAACAGCCATTAACCAATGATGGTCCGTGAGGTAGGTAAACTCCCTAGCTGCTTTGCTCCCCATCACATAGAATAACTCTGAGGCATGTTCAACATCTGTGTCCAATACAGAagccactagctacatgtggctattgatCATATagaatgtggctagtgtgactcaAGAACtgaatatcacattttatttaattttaactaagtTAAAGTAAAATGATACTCTTCAGTGATTGGAAaacttttatgtatatttggAAAAACTTGGCCATATTAATGTACTTTTCCAACTATAATTTTACAAAATCTATATACAcgtcaaatgaaaatttaatgtcCAAGTCAAGTTGTCCTTTAAGTATAAACTTGACTTCAAAGACTTATTAGAAAAGTTTTAACATCTCGTTAATAATTTTTACATGTTGAAATGTAATATTCTGAATTTAGTGGgttgaaaaattattaaagtgAATTTTACCaacttctttttacctttttaaattcagctactagaagaatatttaaaactacTATTTCTGCGGGACAATGCTGGTCTACACATTCTCCCTGGGGAGAGTGGGATTGAGCTCCTCTTGCCCACAGTGGTAACTGGCTTGAAAACACTATTGGCTTCCTTTCCTGTCTCATTCTCCTGCTTCTCTACTAAGTTTCCTGGGATTCCCAGATTATTTAGAATCCTTGGCTCAAGGTATGTTTCTCGAGAGCCCAAACTAAGACAAGTAACATTAAGAACAGGAAAGAATTTTAGAGATTAACTATTTTAgcctcttaaatatataaatacaaaaatgatgTTCAGAGAGGTTCAATGAGTTAGCCAAGGACATTCAACTATTGAGTTGTGTGCATCTAGGATTTGATTTCAGACCTTGTGCTTCCAGATTCCTTTATTTTCTCAACACAGTAAAGATTTTTTGGCGATTTTGAGAAAGtgatttcaaaaaagaaatggaacatttAGGACTCATGGGATGAAATCACAATAAACAATTTATGTTCGCTTTCTACATGTTCATTAAACCTGCTCAGGCTATAGTCTTTCCTTGTTCCTCTTTAGAAACCTGGAGAGGATCTGTGGCTCTTCTGGTCTTTCTTATGTAACTGAAAGTCTTCTGGTCACACTCTTATCTGAGACATTAGTGTATCTAGTCCTGGTATGAATCCAACTTGATTTAAAGGtaactcctttttctttccctacttTTCTTCCTCCAACTTGCTAACTAGTTTATGACCAGGGGCTGGAACAGAGAAGCAGTGCCATTTGAAGATGTTGAATACCCTTTTGACTCCTGGCAAACATTTACAACTGACACTTTCTCTCATAGACTCTTTGGTAAGTTCTTCAGTTTCCTATGCTGATCCTCTCTGACTGAAACTCCCTTGATGTGGTACTGTCTCCTTTGGCTGCCATCCTCCCCACCACCTCAACCCTTGAGTCTCTCAACACTCTGCTCCACACAGACTCTCTCTGTGGTCCTCATGGGAaggattttaaattattaaagtcaGACTCACTGACTCTAGGATTTGTGCCCCTTGAACTCAGTGTTAATGGGATCCACAAGCAACTCCCAGACCAGCAGTGCCCATTCTGCTCCCAGTGTGCTGCCCAAGCCCCTTTAGCTTTCTCATACAGGAGTCAAGGAAGATGCTTTGTGTCCCGTAGCTGCAAGGAACACATGTCAAGCAGCAGCTTAAAAGGTCTCATTGCAGCCCCTCTCATTAGGTTTGGGTAGGGGGGGTTGGGAGGGTGTCTCCCCTCCCTCTTGTGAGCTGGACTTAAGAGCAGTTctcttttggggcacctaggtagctcagtggttgagcatctgcctttggctcaagtcatgaccccggggtcctgggatcgagtctcacatcaggctccccacagggagcctgcttctccctctgcctatgtttctgcctctctctgtgtctctcatgaacaaataaaataaatctttaaaaaataaaaagagcagttCTCTTTCAAGTTATTCCCCTCATAAATTCCTCTTCCATCTCCCAAACCTTATTCTTTGATAACCTTGATGTGGGTGAGGGCTTCCAGGAAATCTGTAACCAGGTTTCAACCTACATCCTTTGTAAATTTCCATATGGTCTAGCACCTCTTCTGTCACATGGCATTACTCTAATGTGATAACTCAACTGAAACTACCAACTTAATATGTTGATAGAGCtgatatattacaaaaaaaattgtgctgggaataaatgaaatagacataGTTAATGTGGACCTTTTATAATTAGAGCATggcaatgaaagaaagaaataggtcAGTGGACAGGTAATTAGTAGATAAAGCAAAAGGTTAGTCTTAgggtttgtaattattttaaaaataagatacagaGGCCTTTACATGTTTGAATAGATCCTGAGTAAAATTACAGAGAAAAAGTAGTGTTTTACTGtggtatcttgtttttttttttttttcttttttgacttcaACTGTGtgctttttaatgaaataaataagtattagATGTCTTGAGAGTTGTGTGATTTCCTTTGATAACTGCTAAGACACCAGAGGTTTCAATTGTTTTTGATCCTCTTTGATCTTCCTCATCTACTCTTTTTTTCAGCATTGTagcatttttacaatttttatatgaGAATGAACAATAAAAGTTCACACTGTCACTATAATTAATTTGAAGAATATGGCTGTATCTACACAATAAAATCACTTGCAACCGTAATCTTCATCTTTCTTTAgtagattattttatttgcatCTATACTGCAAGACCATAGCAAGAGCAagcaaatatattcttttctttccaaaagaaataattaaaaaatgttagacCATTTCACAGTCTCGAAGGTTAGCATGAATGAAGCATTTCAGACAGCATTCTTGTTTGAAAACTTACGCTATCTTTTATAGGAATAACAGAATGTTTAGTAACCAAGCTCCAACCGTACCAAACTCCGAAATtcttgtttgaaaataaaaacacacaataCCCAAGTTGGCAATATTTAACGGATCCTTTCCAGTattgtttagaaaacaaaacagctgGGCTTTGTTTAGATGGATAATTCATCAAAGATTTCTACTAATAATCGTGTCCAGTGAGTTCAGTGGGAGCATACTCAATTTTGATGCCATATCAATATAGAATAAGCCATGACTGTTTTCTGCAATTTTAGATTTCAGTCAGTATCAGCcttgttttaaaatgaacaaagaggaaaagaaagggaaaaaatgtaatgTTAATAGGTTTCCTTTGTGATCTCTCAGGGAGAAGTCTTTTTAAATAAGGGGCTTGAACTTGACCTTCTTCAATGGCACAAAGGTCCAATGCACAGTTTTTaaacttatatttaaattttaataattttacattgaAGAAGGTTAGAACCAGACTCAAAACCTAATCCTTAATCTTTCAGTGTAACTGactggcaaagaagaaaagcTTAGGAAAAAAGTCTgtgcaaaatacataaatattgtCCTCATTTCTGTATCCCACAGAATCAAACTCTATTCAGGTCAGTATTACAATGTATTTGAGTTTGAAATACCAGTTAAGATAGAATTAGAGTGAAAAGAAATTCTAATTTCATGATAAATCTAGTTTTAAGgacctagatttttttaaaaaatcgcaTTCTCTGTGTTGGCAAAATGGTACAGAAAGAGGCACTGTCATATGCTTTTGGTGAGACTTTTTCTGCAAAGTAGTTTGGCCATGTCTATTGAATGCCTCAGAATTCTGCATAAAACCTTTAAACAAGCATTTTTACTTTGGGGGATTCATGCTAAGAAAATAGTCATAGATGTTTGCAAAATTATAGCTACAAGATTTTTATGGAAGTGTTTTTGGTAGAAACAAGAactgaataaaacataaatatttaacaacaagGTTTTATTTAGCCACTAAAATGATACTAGAGAAATATTTAATGCCATGGAAAAGGTAGAAAAAGCTGATTAAAAACAGTATGCGCAATGTGATTtccttctgttaaaaaaaaaaaaaagatatttgcaccaAAAAATATTGGATGAAAACAAATAGAAGTGTTAACAGCACTATCTTTATATGATGGAGTTATGCACACCATTTTTTCCAACATGAAAATAGctttactttttatgtttttaaaattaaaatgcatactAAGTGTACAAAACTCAAACCataggaaagtaaaataaaaataaataaaatattcatttatttattttattcaccatCCTCCCTACAATTGCATTTggtagaacacacacacacatatatacacacacacatttctaggCCTTGTTTTCCATATTTGATATTCAACATATTTAACACTGTATCTTGGGGAGTTTTACATTTTAGTGTATATTGACCTACTTCATTCTTTAAATTGTTGCATAGTATTCCATAATAGAAATACTTAATAATCTTCATTATCAATTACTCTTAACCAGGCCATTCTGTTCCAATAGCTGGATCTCTAGATTATTGTCCTAAACTCTTCATTTCTCATCTTTTCCAGATTAAATAGTTATTAGGTCATTGgactcttcctctttttttttctctgtcggCAAAACAACTCTCAATGGCCTATAACCAAGCAGACAAGCTCTGTTGAAGaaaattcatatatggaatttaagaaaaaaaaaaaatgaagagacaaaaaagaGTCCAgacacttggggtgcctgggtgtctcaatgggttaagcatccaactcttgatttgagctcaggtcctgatcccggggtggtgaaattgagtcctgcattgggctctgtgctaagcagggagtctgcttgagattctctccctctccctctgcccctcccccccactcatgcatgagGGCACTctatctctcccaaataaataaaaaatcttaaaacaaaacaaaacaaaacaaaaacaaaagcaggaatgcctgggtggctcagtggttgagtgtctgcctttggctcaggtcgtgatactggagtcctgggattgaatcctgccccgcgcttcctatggggagcctgcttctttctctgtgtttctgcctcactctcggtgtgtctcatgaataaataaataaaatccttaaattaaaacaaacaaacaaaaacaactacaaCACAGATTCTTAAATACTAAGAACAAATTGGcagttgccagagaggaggtgtgGGTGAGAGGCTGGGTAAAGtaggtaaaggagattaagagtgcACTTACAATGATGAGCCctgagcaatgtatagaattttggggtttgttgttgttgttattgtttttccaaagattttatttatttattcatgagacacacacagagagagaggcacagatacaggcagagggagaagcaggctccatgcagggagcccgacgtgggacttgattccaggtgtccaggatcacgccctgggctgaaggcggcgctaaactgctgaaccaccctgggctgccctgtatagGACTTTTGAATCATATTgcatacttgaaactaatataacagtgtatgttgattatatttcagtaaaaaaataaataaataaaaataaatgaaaaaaattcacaaaaacgCAGCAATAGATGTTTAATCCTACTCCTAATTATTTCTCTGGTTaaatcaccccccacccccacagtctGTTACAGACTGCCTCTATTCTCTTCAAATGTCGGGTTCTCCCAACCTCCTCCAGCTTTCCTCTCAGAGTTTGTTGGTGACTTTTAATGTAGAGACAATTAGAGCTTCTACTTTCATAGGGCAATTTACAAACCTTCtcaattgcatttcttttctctcctctcttgccACACTGAAGGAAGTTGATTTGCTTTCTGTTACTTCATTTAGGAAATTTGTACATCTTTAGAAGTAACACTGCTCTAAAAGTTTTCCAAGGTATACATACTTGTCTTAGTTTGGGTATGATGGTTATTTTACTTGACTTGTAGAATGAATTGGTGCaccttctt
The Canis aureus isolate CA01 chromosome 22, VMU_Caureus_v.1.0, whole genome shotgun sequence genome window above contains:
- the LOC144293956 gene encoding uncharacterized protein LOC144293956, which encodes MVIPECPYSLLGRDLLTKMGVQIRFHPEGTKVLYKEGHLIQVPVLSLEDGYCLHQTPSVPVTDIDRWLWEFPQAWAETGGIGQARHRPAIYIALKPGADPVRVRQYLMPLVSLTQTGTPHSVTKFWHRCTEAEISRTSHCGMQTPPGTRRAAVSSEKESDTRGQLSPWKRRPDPGAQTLPDTPNYTDADLHWIKHLPMTQCLRGWGRAADSSIILPEELGRRGLSRTHRSTHMGTRRMEDLIRHAKITIKDSGTKIEQIVASCHACQLTNASAHGSNLGTRLQEDRPGAYWEVDFTEVKPGKYGYRYLLNK